A section of the Engystomops pustulosus chromosome 3, aEngPut4.maternal, whole genome shotgun sequence genome encodes:
- the PLEKHB2 gene encoding pleckstrin homology domain-containing family B member 2, with protein MSSKPAPEDMDFALSQKQKKEVENMAYVKSGWLLRQSSILKRWKKNWFDLWTNGYLIYYSDQDRDDMEDKILMQLDCIAIRRGNDCKDVHLPEGKSKDCCLQIICHEGKVINLIAESVDDCLAWESALQDAKTKTHILPQPLLYDEAVLGPVPPYSQFDAPPPYGYEQYPGGYPVQGSQVIYTRDGQAYSSYPIQAQGPGGTNHIIIRERYYDNDGDLAMGMLAGAATGMALGSLFWGF; from the exons AAGTTGAAAATATGGCTTATGTGAAGAGTGGCTGGCTGCTACGACAAA GTAGCATCTTGAAAAGGTGGAAAAAGAATTGGTTTGACCTATGGACAAATGGATACCTGATTTATTACAGCGATCAGGATAGAGACGACATGGAAGATAAAATCCTCATGCAGTTGGACTGTATCGCTATCCGGAGGGGCAATGACTGTAAAG ACGTACATTTACCTGAAGGAAAATCCAAGGACTGTTGCCTGCAGATTATTTGCCATGAAGGGAAAGTCATCAATCTCATTGCAGAAAGTGTGGACGACTgctt AGCCTGGGAATCTGCTCTACAGGATGCCAAAACTAAAACA CACATTCTCCCACAACCTCTCCTCTACGATGAAGCCGTTCTTGGCCCTGTTCCTCCTTACAGTCAGTTTGATGCACCTCCG CCATATGGATATGAGCAGTATCCTGGGGGCTATCCAGTTCAGGGATCCCAAGTCATCTATACGAGGGATGGACAGGCATATTCTTCGTACCCGATCCAAGCACAAG GACCTGGAGGTACCAATCACATCATCATCAGAGAGAGATACTATGACAATGATGGAGACCTGGCTATGGGCATGCTGGCCGGGGCAGCTACAGGGATGGCTCTCGGCTCTCTCTTCTGGGGATTTTAG